The Osmerus eperlanus chromosome 9, fOsmEpe2.1, whole genome shotgun sequence genomic sequence ACAACAGAGAAGACGGAGGGAAACTATCTTAAGCTTTGCCTCAAACCTAGTAGTGTGTTTAGGTCTGTCACATCCCACCCACACAGCAGGGAACCTtatcatcaccccccccccccccttcatggaATAAATAAACCCTCTACCTTCCCTACACAGGGATGGTAGAGAATCTCAATCAAATATCAGAACACAGGGATTTAGTTTTAGTAAGCTTAGGTGAAGATGGGTGCATTTTCACTGAGATTTTACCATGACAAAAGACGCAAATTACAGATTACAACAAAGTACATTTAGACACTAAATGGAAGCTGTCTGGATAACTGGAGTCATGCTGCCCCCTTGTGGCACAAAGTTCTTCATGTGATAATCTCGAAGGCTGTAACCTATCAACCTTAGGTTTATGTATAACTATGTATAATTAtgtataaaataatataatgtATAACTTTAACACACAGCAATCATGTGCACTTATCATGCGCAACACGTAATTCCAATGACAGCAGTGAGGTAGCTACAGGTCATTGTACACCTGATGATGGCTTGCATGGGCAGCCAAGTAAAAACAGAGATCAGTCAGTCGTGGAATACATGGCAACACTCCAGAGTAGCTAAACAACGACAGTGAACATGTTTCTCCATCTCATCCACTCTCTCCACACCACCCGtcaacacacttacacacaaacttTAAAAATAAAGCAATCCAGCATCTGGGCTTTATCACAAAACAGGTTTAATTTAATATCTCTTTATTTTTTAAAATAATTAAACATTTGTATTTCTCcaacccttttttttcttttaatcaTATTATATCTGGGCCACCCTGAAGCACACATTAATTCTGTAAGAGGGTCAACAATGCTGAATTTACTGTTAATTTGAACAGAATATCAACCTCTCCATGCCTGCCTTCTCTGCCCCGCCCTcccgttccctccctccccaactccCCAAAAAAAGATCTGATGGTCAAAGAAACTTAATCAAAATATCCAAAACGAGAGAGATTAAAACCAAGAGGGGAAACAAAAAACAAGAGTGAAAACAAGGGGAAAACACTATCATAAATACCAGGAAGTCTTGTTCCATAATACCTCTTGTTATACTGGATACTCCTCGACTGTTCCTAAGCAAAAATATAGGCTAAATTACTACAAGATACAAGATATCAGTGTACTGCATTCAATAACAATATACAGGTTTGTAATACTGTGAGGAGCGGGCGCGAGAATGACGCGGCCGTCTCACAACACTCTTATACGTTAGCTTGTCTTTTCTGTGTGGCTGGACGGTACCAGTGCCAGACTGATACCAGGCTGCCTGGTACTGTAGGGGGGGCAAAGtccacaaaaaaacaaagagataGAATTGACCTTACAGAAACCAATCAATCTTTTTGGGGAGCTGGATGCAGACAGAGAAGTGAGCTTAATGTGAGGGGAGGCCGAGGGGTGCCGAGAATgatgtgagggtgagggaggctgggttAGGTGTGGGGGCGTGCTTCTTTAAAGACCTTCTCAatcccgttctctctctgttctctctactCCCTGTACAAACAGGCCCCAAACATTACTGTCTCTTGAAGGAGGGGTTGAGACGTGGGGTTTAATCAATATCCTCGTGGCTATCGGGGTCCATTACAACTAGCTTAGCTTCAGcatggagaggcaggaggggttggagggtgGTCCGGGAGACAGGGTGTGGCTTCTTCCTGGTCAGGGTTGGCCTCTGCAGGGGCTGGAAGGGGCCACGCATACCTCTCAGTCAGGACGTCCCAAACACCATAGGTAGACAGGGatcgaaggagaggagggagcagggagaacaACCAGAGGTGGTCATTGGTTTGTGTTCAGGAAGAGTGGAGATGGGAGGAAGATAAAACAATCTATCTTTTCATTTtctgtagatttttttttttttttttttcaaggagAGTTCATTTCATGTCCTACTGTCcaaagtctcccccccccctcccacacaagtTTTCATTCtcgttttctattttttttcttccttttttatttttctttcgCAGTAATATCAGTTTaagggaaaaagaaaaaaaagttatttaCAGTGCTGTTGAAATAATGAAACAGACGTGTGAATCTACCGTAAAGTAAGTCGCacaatacagaaaaaaaaaaaaaaaaaaaaaaactgtcaaaaaaaaacaacaaaatccaCGATGACGCTCCATGCGGTTCCAGATGCCTGTGTGGATCCACGCTGCTCTGGTAGGGACATGGATGGGAGGCGTGGCGCTTCGTTAAGTGGGAATGATCCCGTCGCTCCTAAGGCCCCTCTTCAACTCCAGGTCCTCCAGTTTCTTCCatagctcctccctctccttctccttcttcttctcactGCACAGAAGGGGAGGAGCATGTCAGGGGGCGGGGCATGTCAGGGGGGCGGGGCCGAGCATCCTTCTCTAAAGCACTAACAAGACTTAAGAGATTACAGTCGGACTGTACACCACAACTCTTGTTGGcgaataaaccaatcagaagcTGTAGTAAAAAGTTTTTATTTTGAACACAATAGTTACgtttgtttgagagagaaaggtctgtctgtgagtgtgtatgcgtgtgtgtgttatagttgGTCTTCGGTACGTTTGGACACTAACTGTACCATCCAACTATATGAGAGCTCTTTATCCCCCAGAAGGCTCATCTTACCGCTGGCGGTCTGACTTGTAGGTAGCTGTGAGTTCATCAAACAAGGTACTGTTCATCTCCATGAAAGCTTTTAGTACATTGTAAACCAACGCCACTATTGCCCTGCAAGTGCAAATAAAACAATGTCAAGGTAAGTCGACAGGTTGTGTAAGCAATAGAAAAACAATTCAGAAGCACAACATAAACCTGAGCTTCGAATCCAACCATTTAAAAATGACAAAACATAAATAACCGAGCTGTTTTTCTGGCAGGAACTGAAGGTTTTGTTTCTGGGTATTCAGGGGATGCACAGAGACACTACTCACGGATTCCAGTGCTCTTTGGAGATCCTGTAGAGGCTGGCGAACATGATGGGCAGGATGACACTGGAGTTCTCCTCGATCAGACTCATGATGTACTCATTGTTCCAGTAGTACAGAGCCCTCTCTGCCACCTGCAGGCCCAGCGGCAGCACGTcaagaaacaacaacagctaaCTAGAGCACGTCAATAAACCTCTCTAATGGCAACACATCAACAAATAACAACCAACGCCAGCAACAACTCGCACTCGACACACAAGCATGTAGAACACAAGACACGTGCACGGTGAGGCAGGGACGTCTGACCTGGAAGTGCGGGCTGGACACGCATCTGGAGATCTGTTTGAAAAGCGGCTCCTGGATCTTGATGAACTGTGTGGGCTCGATCACGTCCAggatctcctccagctctccgaGGTACATCACCTGAGCAGAGCGTTCTCACAGTTAACCCCctgctaaccacacacacctcaccctctcagccacacacacacctcaccctctcagccacacacacacacacctcaccctctcagccacacacacacacctcaccctctcagccacacacacctcaccctctcagccacacacacctcaccctctcagccacacacacctcaccctctcagccacacacacacacctcaccctctcagccacacacacctcaccctctcagccacacacacacacctcaccctctcagccacacacacacacctcaccctctcagccacacacacctcaccctctcagccacacacacctcaccctctcagccacacacacctcaccctctcagccacacacacacacctcaccctctcagccacacacacctcaccctctcagccacacacacacacctcaccctctcagccacacacacacacctcaccctctcagccacacacacctcaccctctcagccacacacacctcaccctctcagccacacacacctcaccctctcagccacacacctcaccctctcagccacacacacctcaccctctcagccacacacctcaccctcacccaccaaTGGATGACAGCAAGAGGAGGGAAATGGCTCACTGAGGTCACATGGTCAATATTTACCAGTGACTATTTATGCACCCTGTGTGGAGCGTGAGCTAGGTCAGGACTAGggtcaggtcaggggtcaggtcagGGCTAAGGGTCAGGGTTAAGAGTCAGGGATGGGGTCAAGgctagcaggagagacaggcaggtggtATCTCGGTGTATCTCACTTCTTTTTGACTGCAGGTTTTGGGCCAGAACTTCAGCAAGCCTCGgatgacctgagagagagaggggagatgagagcaGAGAGTGAGTCGGTACGAATCGTGACCAGGCAACCCTGCTCTGACCCGGGGGACGGCCGGGGGGACAGAACACCTACCGGTTCTGTTAATGCTGGGTCTTTCTCTAGGAACTGTACAATGCAATACGCCAACTgcagagaaagaaaacaaaacagacaACATTTAGATTAGGACAAATATCCCAATTTAAGAACATCAAACAAAACCCAGTGAAATCATTAGTCCAGATGGGAGCTGAGAGCTTGGAGGAGACAGACCTGTGCATGGAACAGGGACAGGCTCCTCACAGTGTGGAGCGGGATCAACACTTTGACCAGAAACTGTTTATGCTCCGCTTTCAGGGGCAGAGCGAAACCGTTGATTATGCTGTGGAAGAGAGCACACAGAAGCCCTGCTAAGCCAGGAGGGGacatcacacatgcacaaagaAGCCGTTCAGTCTGAGCGCTGCTACCACAAGGTCTAAGCACAAAGGACTACATGAATTAGCCATCAAGGCCGACGTAAATTACACAGGTGCCTAAATGATGGAGCGGAACGAATGGGTTCTATGGCCACGGCCGCGGCGGTATCGGAGAGGAGGGTAGCGGGTACACAGctaggggggaggctgggggaggctggtgtCGGCGTGCGGGTCAGGGCAGGGCCACATACCTCCCCAAGATCTCCAGCAACTCAGCAACCCCGTTGAAGTGCTCTGTCTCATAAACAAAACTTAACGAGGGACAGaatggaggagggaagagagagacagacgttaGTGAAACACAGAAGGCGCCGCCACGGTCAGGTGACATGTTAAGCATCGGGAACGTACGCTTACCGTAGAAAAATATTATTTATCTGTTTTCGTATAAAAGCCCTCAGCCCCAGGAATTTCCCGTAGATTCTGTGTAAGACTGTTTTCAGATAGTCTCTCTCCCGAGGGTCCTCGCTGTCGAAGAGCTCCAAGAGCTGAGGAGGGCACACAGGacaacagaggtcagaggtcaacatcAAACAAGTACAGTCCCTGAAAAGTACACCTTCAAAAGTTACACCTTcggtattattatatatttttaattattattaagtGATCAAGAATGAGTGCTTACCTGTAGGACAAATTTCTGGTCTATGTACTTTTTGGCAATGCTGGGTTGGAATTCCTGACTCTCCAAGAATCGTATGAAGAACTCATACACCAGCTACAACAcagtgacagacaggaagagagattaAGATCtggacacacaaaaaaaaaacacatgtgGGGTGATGGAAAGAGTTGGACAGTGGGCAGGGAGGACAACAGGTCACAGGGGTCAAAGTTCACAGAAGGCACGGAGTAGGGTCACCAGTAGCAGTAACCAGGATAACAAATGGCTTGGGCAACGGGCATATGACTGATAGGGGTAAATCTAAAGATGTGGTCGAATGAGTTTGGCTCAGCAGGTGTtttcttttggggggggagggggaatgaAAATAAAATCAATCAATTGAAGAAataaaaatcaaataaaaaggttTTACCAGGAAGATTCTCCTTGAGATATGCATCTCATTTCTAAAGGAGTCCTGGGAGGCAGCAGGTACACAGAAaagggggttgagagagagagcacctgtTGCTACACCTGCTCCTCAGCTGAGTACTCAACGCACCTAAACCAGGGCAGTCGCCCCGGCAACCGTGAGCACATTACTCAGAAGCAGAGacaccaggggaggggagaggggaggagggccagggcAGAGCCATCCTGTGTAACTACCTGTAAGTGTGGCCATGAGGCCTCGAGTGTGGGTTCATCCTCCTCAGGGTCAAACTCATTACTGTCGCTGGGTGGAAGGGTCCGGAATATGTTGTAAGAGACCTGGGAGACAGGGAACAGAACAGTCAATTGGGATCACGGGAAATAATGACTGAGAggctgcagagtgtgtgtgtccctgtgtggtgtccctgtgtgtgtccctgtgtgtgtccctgtgtgtgtgtccctgtgtgtgtctatgtgtgtgtctctgtgtgtgtctctgtgtgtgtctctgtgtgtgtctctgtgtgtgtctctctgtgtgtgtccctgtgtgtgtgtccctgtgtgtgtgtccctgtgtgtatgtccctgtgtgtgtgtccctgtgtgtgtgtccctgtgtgtgtgtccctgtgtgtgtgtccctgtgtgtgtctctgtgtgtccctgtgtgtatctctgtgtgtgtctctgtgtgtgtgtctctgtgtgtgtgtctctgtgtgtgcgtctgtgtgcgtgtgtatctgtttgtgtgtgtcctcaccattTTGACGACCTCCGGGTAGGCCTGTTCCGTCAGGTAGCCCCTGCTCACGGTCACGTAGTCCACCAGCTCGTTGAGGGTGGAGCGCTTGTACTCCTTCATCTTCAGGTCGGACAGCGTGTCCATGAAGTCAAACACAGTACAGCACTGCTGCAGCTTCTTCAGGAACAGCTCCGGCTGCTCCAGCGCCGGcacgtctgcacacacacacacggtgagcaaaagagaaagcgagagagaaagcgagagagtaaatgagagagcaaaagagaaaataaaagagagcaagagagagagtgagagacagagttaggaCAGCTACACGGTATAGAATATAAGGTCAGGGATCATCAATGCAACAGCCAAGAACTCTCATGGTGTGATGTCACATATTAATATGAGAGGCGTCAAGAACACAAactaaaacacaaacatgtacaccaCTGCCAACGAAACCCTGGGAATCGTAGTTCCCTGATGAAAGACAGCCCTGAGACCTGGCTGGCtctacacactcacaaccaGACTCTGGTTACCCAGAgtttataaccccccccccccctccccgctcacTCTCGCCACCCCTGTGATTGTGAACACAGACAGCCCTGAGACCTGGCTGgctttacacacacaaccagactcgCCACCCCTGTGATCGTGAACACAGACAGCCCCTTTGCAGCCCAGCGAGGACCGTGCAAGTATTACATAAGATATAAGCTTCTCTAGAGCCTACGGTCCATCATCCCTCTGACCCTACAGGTCACCTATCATTTGATCTCAATGGATCCGGCCTGGGAACAGTCGACTGGGCTAACAGGCTAACAGGTAGAGGCACGTGCTGACAGGGTAAACATAGATCTAAATAGGAAGACCTGAGCTCTGTGAAGGGACTGCACAAAAGCCAGCCCTCTTCCTATTAAATCTCTTTGATTATGTCATGGCTGGAGATAAGTCTGACAGTGCGGCGGAAACAAAGGCTGGGATTCTGCCTTTGTGAAACGGCTCGGCCGAGGGGAAATGGGAGAGGGGCAAAAGGAGCCGGCCAGGTCCTTGTTGGAAAGTGTTGCGCGGAGCAGGCAGGTCACGTCTTCCATGTAAACAGGTGCTAGGAAGCAGACGGGAGAGTGTTGATAATACTGACATCCTCAGGCCAGGTCTGTCCGTGGAGTGTCCATGCTCGCCTCAGCCAAGTGTCTGTCAACATAACATAACACAGACCAGAGCACACCAGACCAGCCAGGGCCACCTCGTACCTCAACAGCCAGCATAGCGGAGGctaaaaagaggaggaggaggaagagacagagagagagacagggagggacagagggagagggggcagagggaaaTGAAagaaggagacaaagagagagagagaaaagtaaggaaaaagacaagagagaaagaaggagtcaCGGGGGGAaccagaaggaaagaaagacagaaacaaagagagagagaaaaggagggaaagagagaggaaggaagggtgaAGCAGCAGGCCTGAGTTCCAGCAGTTAAATAGGCGCTGCTCCCCACAGACAGACTCCCAAACCCAGCTCCAACCTGCTCCCATCAGACCAAAGGGAATAAAGGCTAGCCCACCAACATCCACTACAATACCTCTTCTGTTAAAccagacttgtgtgtgtgtgtgtgtgtgtgtgtgtggttctgtggtcGGTCCTTTTTCCCGGGTTAATAGAAAGACAGTGCTGGTGATGGGTTTCCTTCAGTCCCTGGTTCTATAGCAGCATGTGAATAGCCTTAAAGGAAGCTATTCATAGAGCAGATAATCACACAGGAGAGGGTAATCCCTCCAGGCAGTCAAAGGACAGCCCGGCCCAGCACAGCTCCTCTCCTGCAGGCCCCCGACAACCACAAGCACGCCAACACGCCCTGCGCGTGACATCACGGCCCTCGCGACGTCCTGTCCGACGGGGCGCGTGACATCACGCTCCGTGTGACAGCGTCGGGA encodes the following:
- the ppp2r5eb gene encoding protein phosphatase 2, regulatory subunit B', epsilon isoform X1 — its product is MSSAATTPPSVDKVDGFSRKSVRKAKQKRSQSSSQFRSQGKPIELTPLPLLKDVPALEQPELFLKKLQQCCTVFDFMDTLSDLKMKEYKRSTLNELVDYVTVSRGYLTEQAYPEVVKMVSYNIFRTLPPSDSNEFDPEEDEPTLEASWPHLQLVYEFFIRFLESQEFQPSIAKKYIDQKFVLQLLELFDSEDPRERDYLKTVLHRIYGKFLGLRAFIRKQINNIFLRFVYETEHFNGVAELLEILGSIINGFALPLKAEHKQFLVKVLIPLHTVRSLSLFHAQLAYCIVQFLEKDPALTEPVIRGLLKFWPKTCSQKEVMYLGELEEILDVIEPTQFIKIQEPLFKQISRCVSSPHFQVAERALYYWNNEYIMSLIEENSSVILPIMFASLYRISKEHWNPAIVALVYNVLKAFMEMNSTLFDELTATYKSDRQREKKKEKEREELWKKLEDLELKRGLRSDGIIPT
- the ppp2r5eb gene encoding protein phosphatase 2, regulatory subunit B', epsilon isoform X2, which encodes MDTLSDLKMKEYKRSTLNELVDYVTVSRGYLTEQAYPEVVKMVSYNIFRTLPPSDSNEFDPEEDEPTLEASWPHLQLVYEFFIRFLESQEFQPSIAKKYIDQKFVLQLLELFDSEDPRERDYLKTVLHRIYGKFLGLRAFIRKQINNIFLRFVYETEHFNGVAELLEILGSIINGFALPLKAEHKQFLVKVLIPLHTVRSLSLFHAQLAYCIVQFLEKDPALTEPVIRGLLKFWPKTCSQKEVMYLGELEEILDVIEPTQFIKIQEPLFKQISRCVSSPHFQVAERALYYWNNEYIMSLIEENSSVILPIMFASLYRISKEHWNPAIVALVYNVLKAFMEMNSTLFDELTATYKSDRQREKKKEKEREELWKKLEDLELKRGLRSDGIIPT